In Drosophila subpulchrella strain 33 F10 #4 breed RU33 unplaced genomic scaffold, RU_Dsub_v1.1 Primary Assembly Seq49, whole genome shotgun sequence, a genomic segment contains:
- the LOC119562463 gene encoding extensin-like, with protein sequence MSTRVTRSEARRMMEAHQPSGGSSPGQGWSAARPTRTSRRISGRGVPDPVISSDSDVELVEDPRVEQRRWRLRKAFNRADGRIPTGAAQVEWASGEPPQDQTAPVSHAEAVVAATWEFRRKCEARGRNEERRLKEMEESPEWQAQLRMAEEEETQLWENPGYPPTPRYAPEPGTPPQEVADDWAPSPPRWLPEIPPTPRYEGSPRTRTFVAEGVRWRQQTVVWTWPEGPAEETAATEEPRIWEECGPRVSPLDPRTRGRPEQWAPPTPSTGPTTPTPTGSAISAEPLERGPWVWPEPVENGRPPLKRQHSAPEVSEVVTRPKLSRTVSAPEGQRWREIAEPEWPEGIAEAPVVQEARILGGRRSVRVWREGRAFRVRLGLAGTRVFEEQK encoded by the exons ATGAGCACACGGGTGACAAGAAGCGAAGCGCGCAGGATGATGGAGGCCCACCAGCCGTCCGGAGGATCCAgcccggggcaaggatggtcgGCAGCCCGGCCTACCCGAACCTCGCGGCGGATCTCCGGGCGGGGCGTCCCCGATCCGGTGATCAGCTCCGACAGCGACGTCGAATTGGTGGAGGACCCGCGGGTGGAGCaacggcgatggcggcttcgCAAGGCGTTCAACCGGGCCGACGGACGCATACCGACTGGCGCGGCGCAGGTGGAGTGGGCCAGTGGAGAACCGCCCCAGGACCAGACGGCTCCCGTTAGCCATGCCGAGGCCGTGGTAGCGGCTACGTGGGAGTTCCGGCGCAAGTGCGAGGCGCGAGGGCGAAACGAGGAGCGGCGGTTGAAGGAGATGGAGGAGTCGCCGGAGTGGCAGGCCCAACTACGGAtggccgaggaggaggagacgCAGCTGTGGGAAAACCCGGGGTACCCACCTACGCCGAGGTATGCGCCCGAACCCGGCACCCCGCCGCAAGAAGTGGCAGACGATTGGGCACCCTCGCCTCCGCGGTGGCTGCCCGAAATCCCGCCCACACCGCGATACGAGGGGTCACCACG CACCCGGACGTTCGTGGCCGAAGGGGTGAGGTGGCGACAGCAGACGGTCGTCTGGACCTGGCCGGAGGGACCCGCGGAGGAGACGGCGGCGACGGAAGAACCCCGGATCTGGGAAGAGTGTGGTCCACGGGTGAGCCCGCTGGACCCCAGGACCCGTGGCAGACCGGAGCAATGGGCACCACCGACGCCGAGCACCGGACCGACGACGCCAACGCCTACCGGGAGCGCAATATCCGCGGAGCCTCTGGAGCGAGGACCCTGGGTGTGGCCTGAGCCCGTGGAAAACGGCCGTCCTCCGCTCAAGCGGCAGCACTCGGCGCCCGAAGTGTCCGAGGTGGTGACCCGGCCGAAGTTGTCGCGTACGGTGTCGGCGCCGGAGGGCCAGCGATGGCGAGAGATCGCGGAGCCGGAGTGGCCCGAAGGGATCGCGGAGGCACCGGTGGTGCAGGAGGCTCGCATCCTGGGCGGCAGGCGCAGCGTGCGCGTGTGGAGAGAGGGGCGCGCGTTCCGCGTCCGGTTGGGGCTGGCGGGCACAAGAGTGTTCGaggagcaaaaataa